TAATGTTAACCTGATGTGATTCTCATGGCTCCGGTGTAGCTAGCGTCGGTAGCTAGGCTGAGAGGATCCTGCATGGAACTGTTATCCGGGTTTACCGCAACGCAATTTCCGTTCTCATACTTCCTATGTGTTGTGTAAGCCCCTTTAAAATGCCCCGGGTCAGAGGAATAAGCACACAACAGAGAGAATGAATATGGAGATTTGGACGAATTGGAATTTGACTGAGCAATATCCCAAACATGTAACGTAAACCAAGTCCTTCCATCTCTCTTGCCGCTAAACCCAGTTACCTGAAGACCCGCCCTCCCTCAGATAACGCTCAGTCGAAGCATCCGGTTCCAGGTGTCCCGTCGTGAGACGAGAACGCCTGGGACGAGGTGAGCAGGAGGCTAGCTAGTAACACAAGGCTGTGCTAGGAGGCTAAGGTGATAGTAGCATAACAACACAAGTCGAGGCCACAATTTTCAGATACCAGTGTCAAGTGACAGTCAGGCACCACTCGCCAGGCTGGCTACGGAACAATTCTGACATAATGTTGTCGCGGTTAATAATAGGCTACATCAAATGTATATTGGTATATATGAGCGTTGGCCCTTTTATGTGGTGTGTGCGGCAATGTGCGCGCCtgattattaatgtttttgtttatactAGTCCGTACTGGGTTTGTGGTTCATAGACACCGCGCGATGATGGCATGACGTCATCTGCTATTTAAATCACACATGTTGCACGCGAGGACTGGCGTCTAGCGGTTAAACGCAGTGTAGTACAGATTGTCCGGACAAAGTGTTCCTCTAAAAACGAAGGGGTGCTAGTCTGGCATCTTCATGAACACGACCGTATGGTCCATgtatgtatttctttattttgtcaAATTTCGTTGTTTCAAGAGAGCAACCAATCATCGCTTCTCGATGTGGAGAGGAGGCCGGTCCCACCTCCCGGTCAACCAATGAGGGGAAACCACCCTTTCGCCAGGCTTCCCGGTGTAGCATCCGGGATTGCGATTGGTATGGGTGGGGTGAGTTAGGTTATGGGTTGGTACCTCTTACACAACAGGGATCAGAAGCAAAATACAAGCGCGTGGCTTTAGGTGGTATGGAATACAGGTTTACTTGTGCAgtgaaagaaaacacaacaccCGGGCGACTCATATCAGCCCGCATCGGAGAAACGCAGTCTGTCCCTCCACTCCAGAGAAAGAAAAATATCGAACGCCTGTTTGTTGTTTCGTTGCGATGTGAACACGTGTTGTTCTTTTTTACAGAGACGAGAATGATACGAACATGATTAGTGACGATGGCTTCTCCAGAAGCGAGGTCACCCAGCGGGAACCCAGAGGCAGGAGACCAATCTCAGAGATGCTTCATCTACTGTCGGCTGTCATTGTCTGGCTCGTCACAGGAACCACCATCTCCAGTCTCAACAAATGGATATTCGCTGTGTACAACTTCAGGTACCCGCTGCTGCTATCCGCCCTGCACATGCTGACAGCCATCGTGGTGGACTATGGGCTGATCAAGCTGCGGACGTTCCGACACAAAGGCTCCGGAGGAGAGCCGAACCTGTCGCACAGCGCCCGCTGCAAGGTGTTCCTGCTGAGCCTGACGTTCTGCGCTAGCATCGCCTTCGGCAACATGGGCCTGAACTACGTGCAGCTGTCCTTCGCCCAAATGATCTACACCACCACGCCGCTCTTCACCCTGGCCATCTCCACGCTGATCCTGGGCAAGCAGCACCACATCCTCAAGTACACCGCAATGATGCCCATCTGCCTCGGAGCCTCATTCAGCATCATGGGCGAGGTGCAGTTCGACCAGACCGGCTGCTTCTTCGTGTTTGCCGCCACTATGTTGAGGGGCGTCAAGTCTATTCAGCAAAGTAAGTATTTTCTAGACTCGTTTGGTTTAGGTTAGGTTTAGGTTTGGTTTGTCAGTGTCATTGGGTTTATTATTTGATTTAAGTTCGTTGGCGCCATTATGGAGTAGAATACGTGTAAACCCTAAAGACATTAAGCGGAAAATACATTTCATCGCCGTGCGTCGTAAAAATGGAAATAACTTCTTTCCAACCGCGTACCCTAATTTAAGTGGTGGCTCACACTTGTAATTTGAAGGTCTGGAAAAGTTTACACGTTTACAGTTTGCCTTCAGTCTTGTACACACCCGGAGGGCGTTGTGTCTGGGGAATACTTTTAGTGTTTTCCCAACCAATCATTTCCCCACACCCTCCCGCTAACATTGTAAAGTCATGTGCCGCTAGTTGTAGACAGATGTTCTCTGTGTGAGTTGCTGTCATGTGGGTTAGTTACGTAACGGCCCCCCTAAGATCATTCCGTTAAGTTGCTGCGCCCAGACAAGCATGGTTTTGTGATGACAATTTGTTCAGGCAATGAACCATTAAATGCGCATGATGTAGTTCATAATGTCAGAAGAAATATTGAATGCCGTAGTCCTACATGACTGAATCAGAATTCTGGTGTCGTTCTGCAGTCAGtggaacaatgtgtttttcccgTTCATCACAGCTCAGTCCCTGACCCTTCTTTGGGCTGTCATAAATCATCCAGGCTATATGAATCCCATGGTAAAGTCAAACGTTACCGTTGTTGCACCTTATCATTTCACCTCAATTCATGACtttcaatgtttttgtttatccTGAAGGAACAAACCAACCTGACCCTGCGTAGGGTGCGGTCATGTTTCTAGTTTcatctctctttccgtctctgcGAAACTAGTGTTGTCATTGTGGTGTCCCTCTGTGATGTTTACCTCTGGGCTTGACAGTCTTGGCTTCACTGAGTCACACATCCCGTTACTCAGGCCAACAGCTGGCATAATACTGGCATACCGCCAGGATAAATGACTGGCATGCCCTTCAGTGGGAAGTGCAGTGTtacccatacatagaccaatgtgtggcgAAGCGCCACCGAATGAACACcgagcgccacaaattgatcctgtttttcttttattttattttttacgcgattttgaaatataaatatcgttccgttcattcatctccgcatagcactctttctccctgtcattctcgttcacacacgcacacagagacaagcgtgCATACATGCCAATGGTGCGTGGGTACCACTTATTGGTTAAACCCGCTTATCACTGCGCACGCACTGACAGCAAATTCGCCCGCGCCTCCTCTCAACAcgcctacaaaggaaaacccgTAGCAGCAGGATAtttgcgattaatgtgaaatgcggttatagCAGCAGGGACTGCAGATCGTGAAGATTAGGAAGTGGGCCGGTccactttgaaatgtattttgtgcgCGAATGAGCCAATGCGTGACGCCCCCCCCCGGCAGGACTCCAtgtcataccccccccccccccgtccccgtcagGTGTCCCATGTCTAATCTCCCCCCCGTCTGCAGTCCACGTCCTACCCACATGGCTACCTGGTCTATGGGAAACACACTGacatagagagagcgaggtgtgtgtgtgtgtgtgtgtgtgtgtgtgtgtgtgtgtgtgtgtgtgtgtgtgtgtgtgtgtgtgtgtgtgtgtgtgtgtgtgtcactcgcAAGCCTGTTAAGCTGGTTCAAAGGCCAGGCAGACTAGGTAACCAATGTACTATTGCAATTGCATTCCTCTCATCTCTCGAGCACTGAGGTGCCCCGCCCCTCGGTATtcagcgctgtgtgtgtgtgtgtgtgtgtgtgtgtgtgtgtcgtggttCCTCTGTTCCGCAGGCATCCTGCTGCAGGAGGAGAAGATCAACTCGGTGTTCCTGCTTTACCTGATGGCCATCCCCAGCTTCTGCATCCTGACGGTGGCGGCGCTGGCGCTGGAGAACTGGTCGCTGCTGGAGTGGCCGCGGCACTACGACGGCCACCTGTGGCTCTTCATCGTGCTCAGCTGCCTGGGCTCGGTGCTGTACAACCTGGCCAGCAGCAGCGTGATCGCCCTCACCTCGGCCGTCACCCTGCACATCCTGGGCAACCTCAGCGTGGTGGGCAACCTGCTGCTCTCCCAGCTGCTGTTCGGCAGCGAGCTCACGGCGCTGAGCTACGCCGGTGTGGCGCTCACGTTAAGCGGCATGCTCATCTACCAGAACTCGGAGTTCCTCGGCGACTACATGGACGCACGTAGCGCCGCCAAGGCCAcggcgagggcgagggcgggGGGTCGGTGTGAAGACACggatggggatggggaggaggaggaggaggatggagctTCTTCTGGAGCGTCTGGGCTGACTGCGGCGAACCACAACACGGAGAGGTTATCTCTGAGGACAGAGCGGGACAAGATGgactgaaggggagggggagggagatgacGGATTGAAGCGGGCTATTGGTGGCTACCTCAGTGGGTGGTCTGGATCTAGAGGACAAGGAGAGGGATCGGGTTCTCAGGAGGCCATTCATGCTGATGACGACAAAACCATGTTTggtttttttatttggtttttaatattttaaggatcagatttttgttttggtttactTTACACTGTgccaatgtatttattttctgcaaTGGTGGCAAATCACGAGAAACCGCAAAGAAGGGGGTTGGTGTGGGTGGAGATGGTTTGTCCGGGGTCCTTCAGAATGCTCTGATGCCCGCGTAGCACACTGAACTGTTTGGTACCTCATGATGAGATCTGTTATACTTACCGCACTGTGAACGTGGATGAACGACTCTATTCGTCCACTTCTATGGGTCTACACCTGAGGGATAGACACATCTACACGTCAGGGATGGACAGAGCTGCATGTCAGGGACAGACGGATCCTGAAGTGAGGGACAGTTAGAGCTTTGCCTGAACAACAAAATGGGCCCCTCTATTTTAAAGTACTGTATTCAAGGTACTGTTCAtttcagacgtgtgtgtgtgtgtgtgtgtgtgtgtgtgtgtgtgtgtgtgtgtgtgtgtgtgtgtgtgtgtgtgtgtgtgtgtgtgtgtgtgtgtgtgtgtgtgtgtgtgtgtgtgtgtgtgtgttaagctgGTTCAAAGGCCGGGCAGACTAGGTAACCAATGTACTATTGCAATTGCAATAGTACATTGCAATAGTGTGTGAGACTACACAAATGCATCATTTGCGTAATTTACAAGACGAGGTACAAGACATTGTTGATGTGTGGCCAGGGCGTCTCTTCTGGTGCCGGGAGTAACACGTGATTtgctctgctgcagctcagaggcCACAGAACAGCTCAGCACAGCTCCCCTCTTAATGCAGACTAGTTAAGTTTCACGGCTTAAAAACCTTTTCAAATATGACTCCAATTAGTGACCTTTTCCCACAGTGGCTTATTATCTTTTATTATTAGACCGTAACACTCTAAGGAGTCCCAACTCCATttccctgctctcctccctGTGGAAAAGAAGACAAGGGAGGCGGAGCTTGCGAATGCTTCTGAGGATCTAACCAATGAGAGCCCAGCTTGTTGGTTTTTCTTAACTGCAGGTGCCTCTTCTAGTAGTCTATAGTCTAAATGTTGTCCTTGGTCTGTGCTGTCGCTGAAGATGAGACATGAACGTGAGACTGTTTTTGTTCACGTTCTAAATTTTGATGCATacaatgcatttttgtttatttgaagaAAAATAATGTTATTTATGATGATCTGGCCATAAAAATCACAGGATATATAAGCTAATCAAATTGAACCTGCAACCTATCTAAAACATGCAGTATAATTAAAAGAATAATGTTTAAAGATTAAGATTATTGAAGCTCATGCTTTAACTTTTATTACTGAAGATCTGTCTATTCTGCTTGATTAAGGTTGGTCACAGGTCAAATAGCACATATGTTTCACACAGGGCTAGTGTAAAGATTATACAACAGGATCCAGGATGCTAAGGCATCTATAAGGAGCTTAAATAATATTGCCGATGTTTTTGTCACTTTTCAGATGATATTTCTGCCTTTTCTGGTAGGGGGTGCCGTATAAAAGCTGATGGTATGATCTTTTTTCAGCCACTAGATGTCAAACCGATGAGTGAGTTTTGACGTTTAATATCCACTGTATTCATTATGACACAGAGGTCTAGTTCCCCACTGAACAGAGAGTCCTGGTTGTCTCATTGGCCGATGTGCCAGCTTCCTTCCTTCCAATTGGTTTAGTAGTAGACACAGCGCTGGCAGGCTCCATGTCAGGGAAGCTCTGATGGCTTGTTGAAACATGATACCAGGATGGTGACCTTCACATTATGTCCCAGCATCCTAGCCACACTAGATCACATTAAGTACTGGCCACTCTCGTGACCCACTAGGTATGGGGAAGATGAGTCATCACAAGCCATTTAAAAGCCTATCCACTTATGACATCACGAGTCGACTGATGCATGATGGTTTGATCTTCTCCAGCCTGACTGGTTGGTAGAGTCCGCCAATGAGGGTGCAGTGTCTGTaaccctgacctttgacctgtccaATACACGTCTTGGTGCATCCCACtatgtgatgtcacaaatggaTACTTTTAGCAACGGCTTGTGAGGTCACAGGAACCTCTCACCTGGTGGTAAAGTGGGGCCTTGTAGCATATTCTGGGAGCAATGTtgccattaaaaaaacaaaacaataataagAGTAAACGGTTTTAATACAAGAAAATAACATGTGAAATATACAATGAAAACTAGAATAATGCCTCAGCTTTACATGCTATGGCCGATGCAATAATACATTATTACTTAATCAAGTGTCAACGATTAGAGGTTGAATGATGTACAGATTCTAATGACTAATGATTTCCTCAAATGTCAGGCTTGCCAAGCCTTGCCTTTTAGTTAAGTAAACACACTGCAATGGGCAGCCACTCACACAAAGCTTAACCGAATGTATACACTGCTTCAATACTTTGAAACAgtgttttgtctctctctttaagaAGGAATACTCATTTCAACTGACTGCAACTTTATGGCCACATAGAGTTAAGGATATGCTACCGTTATGATACTCTCATTAACTTGTTTTGGATTGTCCtgtcatttttttaattggtttcgCAACTTGTGTTTTGGTACATGACGATTGTGTTTGGCCAAGTCCTCCGTAGCAGCTATGGAGATCCAGCCTTCAACGCATGTTCTGTGATACGCATTGTTTCAGTTTTCAACGTGGGTGTATAtagttattttaatatttatgtattttacaaTATGGCTGGCGCAAATATAAAAAAGTTAAACAATGGCAATTTTGCACCTCGTCTCTTTCAAATTTGAATTGTACCAGACTGTTATTTAGGGGACGTTTTGAGGCGTAACAATATTCATGAGCATGAAAAGTAACACAATCTTAAAAGCCTCTGTGACAGATGTTTATCACATCTGCGCGTCATGGGGAATGAATGTTTCCCACAATTCCCATTTACAATGCGTGTCTTCTCTAAAAGCCATGACTGTACCCAGTTGCCTCAGTTGATAACGTGGCGTTCTCACCAAGTGACATATGAATTCACAGACATTATCCCTTCAGGTCTTCCTTACTGGAGAGGATCTGAAAAGTAACTAAATGCCACAGTATCCTAGATTATACCTAAATTCACCACTTGATGGCGCCGTTTGAGAGGTTTTATACACTTCATTACATAGATGATTCTACGAAATATTCAGCATTGCTGGAACATAACTAGACTAATAGACTATATTTCACTAACTGGCATCTCTTAGAGTGTTAAGGGCTGATTTGGCTGAATCAGAATGCGTAGGAGATATACTGATCGGTTCATACAAAGACATCTTGACTCCCTTCAACACCGCGCTCCAGCCTTTGCCTCAATAAGGCAGTGCTGTTAGCTCATATTCTCCTTGGTATGATTTAACCCATTCAGTTCCTGAGAATTCACAGACACTGCACTTGTGAAGACTGCACTCTTGAAGTGCCTAAGGAATCAGCACTCCTTTAAAGGAATGTAAAAAATGTGATCATAGGGAGACATTAATGGGGATATTCAAAGTAATACATCCAAAGCATACATATAAACGCTAGATTATGGCATGTAAATTGCCATGTTTAAAGGTTGCCACCTTGGAGGTTCTTCTGGTTCTGTCTTACAAGATGTGCCCGTCGTGAAGTTTGTGTATCCTTTAGGGCTTGTACATCGGAACGCATTATGGGACTTATTTTTTCCTACCATTTTGTGATGAAAgtctatgtaggcctacagtatagATGACAGTTATGTTATAACTAATTCTtattaaacataaatatattgtaAGCTATGCTAATCAAAATGTTAACATGCCCATTAAGTGTGA
The nucleotide sequence above comes from Gadus chalcogrammus isolate NIFS_2021 chromosome 4, NIFS_Gcha_1.0, whole genome shotgun sequence. Encoded proteins:
- the slc35e4 gene encoding solute carrier family 35 member E4 isoform X1 — encoded protein: MNTTVWSIDENDTNMISDDGFSRSEVTQREPRGRRPISEMLHLLSAVIVWLVTGTTISSLNKWIFAVYNFRYPLLLSALHMLTAIVVDYGLIKLRTFRHKGSGGEPNLSHSARCKVFLLSLTFCASIAFGNMGLNYVQLSFAQMIYTTTPLFTLAISTLILGKQHHILKYTAMMPICLGASFSIMGEVQFDQTGCFFVFAATMLRGVKSIQQSILLQEEKINSVFLLYLMAIPSFCILTVAALALENWSLLEWPRHYDGHLWLFIVLSCLGSVLYNLASSSVIALTSAVTLHILGNLSVVGNLLLSQLLFGSELTALSYAGVALTLSGMLIYQNSEFLGDYMDARSAAKATARARAGGRCEDTDGDGEEEEEDGASSGASGLTAANHNTERLSLRTERDKMD
- the slc35e4 gene encoding solute carrier family 35 member E4 isoform X2 yields the protein MISDDGFSRSEVTQREPRGRRPISEMLHLLSAVIVWLVTGTTISSLNKWIFAVYNFRYPLLLSALHMLTAIVVDYGLIKLRTFRHKGSGGEPNLSHSARCKVFLLSLTFCASIAFGNMGLNYVQLSFAQMIYTTTPLFTLAISTLILGKQHHILKYTAMMPICLGASFSIMGEVQFDQTGCFFVFAATMLRGVKSIQQSILLQEEKINSVFLLYLMAIPSFCILTVAALALENWSLLEWPRHYDGHLWLFIVLSCLGSVLYNLASSSVIALTSAVTLHILGNLSVVGNLLLSQLLFGSELTALSYAGVALTLSGMLIYQNSEFLGDYMDARSAAKATARARAGGRCEDTDGDGEEEEEDGASSGASGLTAANHNTERLSLRTERDKMD